A DNA window from Streptomyces sp. B21-083 contains the following coding sequences:
- a CDS encoding ArsR/SmtB family transcription factor, which produces MLDVTVIEDPAAAAVSLDPIRGRLLAELAAGPASAAMLAGKVGLPRQKVNYHLKALERHGLVELAGERRKGNVTERLMRATAASYVISPLALAAVQPDPDRFRDQLSARWLLAVGARLVRDVGTLVTGAARARKRLATYALDGEVRFASAADRAAFIEELTAGVSALVRKYDSPGAEGGRDHRIVVAVHPTVRPQAAGDPASGAADAIDTVDITDTVDITGTAEIQE; this is translated from the coding sequence ATGTTGGACGTCACCGTGATCGAGGACCCGGCGGCCGCCGCCGTCTCGCTGGACCCCATACGGGGCCGGCTGCTCGCCGAACTGGCCGCCGGGCCCGCGTCGGCCGCCATGCTGGCCGGCAAGGTCGGACTGCCCCGGCAGAAGGTGAACTACCACCTCAAGGCGCTGGAGCGGCACGGGCTGGTCGAACTGGCCGGGGAGCGCCGCAAGGGCAATGTCACCGAGCGGCTGATGCGGGCGACCGCCGCGTCGTACGTCATCTCGCCGCTCGCCCTGGCCGCCGTGCAGCCTGATCCCGACCGGTTCCGGGACCAGCTCTCCGCGCGCTGGCTGCTGGCGGTCGGGGCGCGGCTGGTGCGGGACGTCGGCACCCTGGTCACCGGGGCCGCCCGGGCCCGTAAGCGGCTCGCCACCTACGCGCTCGACGGCGAGGTGCGGTTCGCCTCCGCCGCCGACCGGGCCGCGTTCATCGAGGAGCTGACGGCCGGCGTCAGCGCGCTGGTGCGCAAGTACGACTCACCCGGTGCGGAGGGCGGGCGCGATCACCGGATCGTCGTGGCCGTGCACCCGACGGTCAGGCCCCAGGCCGCCGGTGACCCGGCTTCCGGCGCGGCGGACGCCATCGACACCGTCGACATCACCGACACCGTAGACATCACAGGCACAGCGGAAATCCAGGAGTGA
- the sufU gene encoding Fe-S cluster assembly sulfur transfer protein SufU — MKLDSMYQEVILDHYKHPHGRGLRDGDAEVHHVNPTCGDEITLRVKYDGTTISDVSYEGQGCSISQASASVLNELLVGKDVSEAQKIQETFLELMQSKGRLEPDDAMEEVLEDAVAFAGVSKYPARVKCALLSWMAWKDATAQALGSDAAERKTA, encoded by the coding sequence ATGAAGCTTGATTCGATGTACCAGGAAGTCATCCTGGACCACTACAAACACCCGCACGGGCGTGGTCTGCGGGACGGCGACGCCGAGGTGCACCACGTCAACCCGACGTGCGGCGACGAGATCACCCTGCGCGTGAAGTACGACGGTACGACGATCAGCGATGTCTCGTACGAGGGCCAGGGCTGTTCGATCAGCCAGGCATCGGCCTCCGTGCTGAACGAGCTCCTGGTCGGCAAGGACGTGTCCGAGGCCCAGAAGATCCAGGAGACCTTCCTGGAGCTGATGCAGTCCAAGGGCAGGCTCGAACCGGACGACGCGATGGAGGAGGTGCTGGAGGACGCTGTCGCGTTCGCCGGTGTCTCCAAGTACCCGGCCCGGGTGAAGTGCGCGCTGCTGAGCTGGATGGCGTGGAAGGACGCGACGGCCCAGGCTCTGGGTTCGGACGCCGCCGAAAGGAAGACGGCATGA
- a CDS encoding DMT family transporter: MGYVLLVGAIAAEVGATTAMKYSDGFSRLWPSVLTGLGYVVAFVLLAQTLKTVSVGTAYAIWSGIGTAAVATIGAVFLGEGMSVAKVAGIVLIIGGVIVLNMGGAH; encoded by the coding sequence ATGGGATATGTGTTGCTGGTCGGAGCCATCGCCGCTGAGGTGGGCGCCACGACCGCCATGAAGTACAGCGACGGTTTCAGCAGGTTGTGGCCCTCTGTGCTGACCGGACTGGGGTACGTCGTCGCGTTCGTGCTGCTCGCCCAGACGCTGAAGACCGTGTCCGTCGGTACGGCGTACGCCATCTGGTCGGGCATCGGAACGGCGGCCGTCGCGACGATCGGTGCGGTGTTCCTCGGGGAGGGCATGAGTGTGGCGAAGGTCGCAGGAATCGTCCTCATCATCGGCGGGGTCATCGTGCTCAACATGGGCGGGGCGCACTGA
- a CDS encoding endonuclease/exonuclease/phosphatase family protein: MPSKSSARLGALTVAAVCSTLATLVVLPSAAHADTVRIHDIQGTTRLSPLAGEKVTDVAGIVTGVRTYGSSRGFWIQDTAPDADPATSEGVFVFTSTKPTVAVGDSVTVTGTVSEFVPGGTSSGNQTVTEIVKPTVTVVSGGNAVPAPVVVDARSVPAAYSPDGDATASGSVNALTLRPKKYALDYYESLEGMNVQVKNVRVVTATDPYTELWVTVKPDENDNRRGGSVYGAYTSQNTGRIQIQSLGAVADFPTANVGDSLKGTTTGPLDYNQFGGYTLVANELGTLKQGGLKREITRKQSRGELAVATYNVENLDPSDTTFAAHAAAIVNNLQSPDILSLEEIQDNNGATKDGTVAADQTVKKLIDAIVAAGGPAYDWRSIDPVDLADGGEPGGNIRQVFLFNPARVSFTDRPGGDATTAVGITKDHGKAALTLSPGRIDPSNAAWTNSRKPLAGEFVFRGKTVILIANHFASKGGDQGLTSQFQPPARSSETQRHLQATAVNTFVKDILKVQKNADVITLGDINDFEFSNTAKLLEDDGALWSAIKSLPKSERYTYDYQGNSQVLDQILVSPSISRGCDFDYDSVHINSEFNDQISDHDPQVLRFKP; encoded by the coding sequence TTGCCGAGCAAGTCTTCCGCGCGCCTCGGCGCGCTCACTGTCGCCGCCGTCTGCTCCACGCTCGCCACCCTGGTGGTGCTGCCGTCGGCCGCTCACGCCGACACAGTGCGTATTCATGACATCCAGGGCACCACACGCCTGTCCCCGCTCGCGGGCGAGAAGGTCACGGACGTGGCGGGAATCGTCACCGGTGTCCGTACCTACGGTTCGTCGCGCGGGTTCTGGATCCAGGACACCGCCCCGGACGCCGACCCGGCCACCAGCGAGGGCGTCTTCGTCTTCACCAGCACCAAGCCGACCGTCGCGGTCGGCGACTCGGTCACCGTGACCGGCACGGTCTCGGAGTTCGTGCCCGGCGGCACGTCGTCCGGCAACCAGACGGTGACGGAGATCGTCAAGCCGACGGTCACGGTCGTCTCCGGCGGCAACGCGGTCCCGGCCCCGGTCGTCGTCGACGCCAGGTCGGTACCGGCCGCCTACAGCCCGGACGGCGACGCCACCGCGAGCGGCTCGGTGAACGCGCTGACGTTGCGTCCCAAGAAGTACGCCCTGGACTACTACGAGTCCCTCGAGGGTATGAACGTCCAGGTCAAGAACGTCCGCGTGGTCACCGCCACCGACCCGTACACCGAGCTGTGGGTCACGGTGAAGCCGGACGAGAACGACAACCGGCGGGGCGGGTCGGTGTACGGCGCGTACACGTCGCAGAACACCGGCCGGATCCAGATCCAGTCGCTGGGCGCGGTCGCCGACTTCCCGACCGCGAACGTCGGCGACAGCCTCAAGGGCACCACGACCGGCCCGCTGGACTACAACCAGTTCGGTGGCTACACGCTCGTCGCGAACGAGCTCGGCACCCTGAAGCAGGGCGGCCTGAAGCGCGAGATCACCCGCAAGCAGTCGCGCGGCGAGCTGGCGGTGGCGACGTACAACGTCGAGAACCTCGACCCGTCGGACACCACCTTCGCCGCGCACGCCGCCGCGATCGTGAACAACCTGCAGTCGCCCGACATCCTGTCCCTGGAGGAGATCCAGGACAACAACGGCGCGACGAAGGACGGTACGGTCGCCGCCGACCAGACGGTCAAGAAGCTGATCGACGCGATCGTGGCGGCGGGCGGCCCGGCGTACGACTGGCGCTCCATCGACCCGGTCGACCTCGCGGACGGTGGCGAGCCCGGCGGCAACATCCGTCAGGTGTTCCTGTTCAACCCGGCGCGGGTCTCCTTCACCGACCGTCCGGGCGGCGACGCCACTACCGCCGTCGGTATCACCAAGGACCACGGCAAGGCGGCCCTGACCCTCTCGCCGGGCCGAATAGACCCGTCGAACGCGGCCTGGACGAACAGCCGCAAGCCGCTCGCGGGCGAGTTCGTCTTCCGCGGCAAGACCGTCATCCTGATCGCCAACCACTTCGCCTCGAAGGGCGGCGACCAGGGTCTGACCTCGCAGTTCCAGCCGCCCGCGCGCAGCTCGGAGACCCAGCGTCACCTCCAGGCGACCGCGGTGAACACGTTCGTCAAGGACATCCTGAAGGTCCAGAAGAACGCGGACGTGATCACGCTCGGCGACATCAACGACTTCGAGTTCTCCAACACCGCGAAGCTGCTGGAGGACGACGGCGCCCTGTGGTCGGCTATCAAGTCGCTGCCGAAGAGCGAGCGTTACACCTACGACTACCAGGGCAACAGCCAGGTCCTGGACCAGATCCTGGTCAGCCCGTCGATCAGCCGGGGCTGTGACTTCGACTACGACTCCGTGCACATCAACTCGGAGTTCAACGACCAGATCAGCGACCACGACCCGCAGGTGCTGCGCTTCAAGCCGTAG
- a CDS encoding SRPBCC family protein — protein MAREFEIAREFEVDVSPQEVWEAVTTGTGGYLWPMEPPEPRVGGRGPFGSTVIAWDPPHRYTNRVENVEGISEQTLNQLDYTVEPRDEGRRAWVRYVHSGIFVDDWDNQYDGAARHTDFYLHTLREYLIHFAPRPAVFATFDGPEASKAADALAAVGRALGVGEDVPVGSRVTIQGPDTFEAVVDFRDPYFIGLRTDRGLTRVFGRNHWGYPVGISLHDFTPGADIKECETAWQDWLNGVFNQS, from the coding sequence ATTGCCAGGGAATTCGAGATCGCTCGTGAGTTCGAGGTCGATGTCAGTCCGCAGGAGGTGTGGGAGGCGGTCACCACGGGGACCGGCGGGTATCTCTGGCCGATGGAGCCGCCGGAGCCGCGGGTCGGCGGCAGGGGACCCTTCGGGTCCACGGTCATCGCCTGGGATCCGCCGCACCGCTACACCAACCGCGTCGAGAACGTCGAGGGCATCTCCGAGCAGACCCTCAACCAGCTCGACTACACGGTCGAGCCGCGTGACGAGGGCCGCCGGGCCTGGGTCCGGTATGTGCACAGTGGCATCTTCGTCGACGACTGGGACAACCAGTACGACGGCGCCGCCCGGCACACCGACTTCTATCTGCACACCCTGCGCGAGTACCTGATCCACTTCGCGCCCAGGCCGGCCGTGTTCGCCACCTTCGACGGACCCGAGGCGTCGAAGGCCGCCGACGCCCTCGCCGCCGTCGGACGGGCGCTCGGGGTCGGGGAGGACGTGCCGGTCGGTTCGCGGGTGACGATCCAAGGGCCTGACACTTTCGAGGCCGTGGTCGACTTCCGCGACCCGTACTTCATCGGGCTGCGCACCGACAGGGGACTGACCCGCGTCTTCGGGCGCAACCACTGGGGCTATCCCGTCGGCATCTCCCTGCACGACTTCACGCCGGGAGCCGACATCAAGGAATGTGAGACCGCCTGGCAGGACTGGCTGAACGGAGTGTTCAACCAGTCCTGA
- a CDS encoding alkaline phosphatase PhoX: MSLTRRDFARQSAITSAGVALAGSVGALATAPGALASTESVAGESVDRHHEVGYGPLLPDPKGLLALPAGFSYRVITYSGKTTLDSGETTPSNHDGTAAFAGPRGTTLLVNNHELKGPRANWKYPVPLTEGLVYDPAASGGCTVVEVRPGGHVAEWVGIAGTSTNCAGGSTPWGTWLTCEENSDRAGVNGMTKDHGYVFEVDPCDRRANLNPKPLKFFGRYDHEAVVIDPKRGHAYLTEDAATPNGLLYRWTPPQHFHYGHGAFRTLSDTAGTLQAPKCFDSAGKFVDDLSRATKIGTVYGVDWVDVPDRDGRTVAVRKQFADGEITRARKLEGMWWADGGTYIVSSYARAESPVQHDGQVWFYDPRRRTLTLKVLLGVNPDPSADGAFDGPDNITVSPYGGLVIAEDGEGVQHLFGATDSGRTYPIARNELNAGTEEAPEYSEFTGVTFSPDGKTLYANIQTPGIMLAITGPWKRQRR, translated from the coding sequence ATGTCGCTCACCCGCAGGGACTTCGCCAGACAGTCCGCGATCACGTCGGCCGGGGTCGCGCTGGCCGGCAGTGTCGGCGCCCTCGCCACCGCGCCGGGCGCCCTCGCGTCCACGGAGAGCGTGGCCGGGGAATCGGTGGACCGGCACCACGAAGTCGGCTACGGCCCGCTTCTGCCCGACCCCAAGGGCCTGCTGGCGCTGCCCGCCGGATTCTCGTACCGCGTGATCACCTACAGCGGGAAGACCACCCTGGACTCCGGCGAGACCACGCCGTCCAACCATGACGGCACCGCCGCCTTCGCGGGCCCACGCGGTACCACCCTCCTCGTCAACAACCACGAGCTGAAGGGCCCGCGCGCCAACTGGAAGTACCCGGTGCCGCTCACCGAGGGCCTCGTCTACGACCCCGCCGCGTCCGGCGGCTGCACGGTCGTCGAGGTGCGTCCCGGCGGCCATGTCGCCGAGTGGGTGGGCATCGCCGGCACCTCCACCAACTGCGCGGGCGGCAGCACCCCTTGGGGCACCTGGCTCACCTGCGAGGAGAACTCCGACCGCGCCGGCGTCAACGGCATGACCAAGGACCACGGGTACGTCTTCGAGGTCGACCCCTGCGACAGGCGCGCCAACCTGAACCCCAAGCCCCTCAAGTTCTTCGGGCGTTACGACCACGAGGCCGTCGTCATCGACCCGAAGCGCGGCCACGCCTACCTCACCGAGGACGCCGCCACACCCAACGGCCTCCTGTACCGCTGGACCCCGCCGCAGCACTTCCACTACGGCCACGGCGCCTTCCGCACCCTCTCCGACACCGCGGGCACCCTCCAGGCGCCCAAGTGCTTCGACTCCGCCGGTAAGTTCGTCGACGACCTCTCCCGGGCCACGAAGATCGGCACGGTGTACGGCGTCGACTGGGTCGACGTACCCGACCGCGACGGCCGGACCGTCGCCGTGCGCAAGCAGTTCGCCGACGGCGAGATCACCCGGGCCCGCAAGCTCGAAGGCATGTGGTGGGCCGACGGCGGCACCTACATCGTCTCCTCGTACGCCCGCGCCGAGAGCCCCGTCCAGCACGACGGCCAGGTCTGGTTCTACGACCCCAGGCGCCGCACGCTCACCCTGAAGGTCCTGCTGGGCGTGAACCCCGACCCGTCCGCCGACGGTGCCTTCGACGGGCCCGACAACATCACCGTCTCCCCGTACGGCGGCCTGGTCATCGCCGAGGACGGCGAGGGCGTGCAGCACCTGTTCGGCGCGACGGACAGCGGGCGTACGTACCCGATCGCCCGCAACGAACTCAACGCCGGCACCGAAGAGGCGCCCGAATACAGCGAGTTCACCGGCGTGACCTTCTCGCCGGACGGCAAGACGCTGTACGCCAACATCCAGACGCCGGGGATCATGCTGGCCATTACGGGGCCGTGGAAGCGGCAGCGGCGTTAG
- a CDS encoding AbfB domain-containing protein has product MTEEKPRLIPSQPWENGWAPDTTRVPGTRRLWMAGTLALSVVAACVTAIVITDRQPEEAVPVAKEPATSPGSTYPGLLTFASPSAAGTEPPGGKSGLSSAQPTVSAAKTPVSAPDVKGSASAPVSEAPKTPAASPSPGKSSAAPSNPDRSLLRSVEAVNYPDRYWHVSDGLVKLDQVRGSESRQDSTFSVVKGLYNNSCYSFKTHDGKYLRHRDFVLRAERNDGSSLFKQDATFCGGYSGYTGAAVLTSVNYPNYALRHKNFQLRLDPYGYNTTNRQDFYFRVVAPLA; this is encoded by the coding sequence ATGACAGAAGAAAAGCCCCGGCTCATCCCAAGTCAACCCTGGGAGAACGGCTGGGCCCCGGACACCACGCGCGTGCCCGGGACGCGGCGGCTCTGGATGGCGGGCACGCTGGCCCTGTCGGTCGTGGCCGCCTGTGTGACCGCGATCGTCATCACCGACCGGCAGCCCGAGGAAGCGGTGCCCGTGGCGAAGGAGCCCGCGACGTCGCCCGGTTCGACGTACCCCGGTCTCCTCACCTTCGCCTCTCCTTCCGCGGCCGGAACCGAGCCCCCGGGCGGAAAGAGCGGCCTGTCGTCGGCGCAGCCGACCGTGTCGGCCGCCAAGACCCCCGTTTCCGCCCCGGACGTCAAGGGTTCCGCCTCCGCTCCCGTGTCGGAAGCCCCCAAGACGCCCGCCGCGTCCCCGTCCCCCGGCAAGTCCTCGGCCGCTCCCTCGAATCCGGACCGCTCTCTCCTGAGGTCCGTCGAGGCGGTCAACTATCCCGACCGCTACTGGCACGTGTCAGACGGTCTGGTGAAGCTCGATCAGGTCCGCGGTTCGGAGTCCCGCCAGGACTCCACCTTCAGCGTGGTCAAGGGGCTGTACAACAACTCCTGCTACTCGTTCAAGACGCACGACGGCAAGTACCTGCGCCACCGCGACTTCGTCCTGCGCGCCGAACGCAACGACGGCTCCTCGCTGTTCAAGCAGGACGCCACCTTCTGCGGCGGGTACTCGGGGTACACGGGCGCGGCGGTACTCACGTCGGTGAACTACCCCAACTACGCGCTGCGCCACAAGAACTTCCAGCTGCGCCTGGACCCGTACGGCTACAACACGACCAACCGGCAGGACTTCTACTTCCGCGTGGTGGCCCCACTGGCCTGA
- a CDS encoding TetR/AcrR family transcriptional regulator: MGRRYDPERRQRIIDAAIRVVGEKGIAGLSHRSVAAEADVPLGSTTYHFSTLDELLVAALRQANEGFAKVVAARGGLRDDRVDLAGELAGLLGEWLSGDRAGVELECELYLAALRRPALRPVAAEWAEGVAELLGERTDAVTARALVAVLDGMCLQVLLTGGVYEEGFAREVFGRVLRG, translated from the coding sequence ATGGGGCGGCGGTACGACCCCGAGCGGCGCCAGCGGATCATCGACGCGGCGATCCGGGTGGTGGGGGAGAAGGGGATCGCCGGGCTGAGTCATCGGTCGGTGGCGGCGGAGGCGGATGTGCCGCTGGGGTCCACGACGTATCACTTCAGCACCCTCGACGAACTTCTCGTCGCCGCGCTGCGGCAGGCGAACGAGGGGTTCGCGAAGGTGGTCGCCGCGAGGGGTGGGCTGCGGGACGACCGGGTCGATCTGGCGGGGGAACTCGCCGGGTTGCTGGGGGAGTGGCTGTCGGGGGACCGGGCGGGGGTCGAGCTGGAGTGCGAGTTGTATTTGGCGGCGCTTCGGCGGCCGGCGTTGCGGCCTGTCGCGGCGGAGTGGGCGGAGGGGGTTGCGGAGCTGCTGGGGGAGCGGACGGATGCGGTTACTGCTCGGGCGTTGGTGGCGGTGCTGGACGGGATGTGTCTGCAGGTGCTGCTTACCGGGGGTGTTTATGAGGAGGGGTTTGCTCGGGAGGTGTTCGGGAGGGTGCTGCGGGGATGA
- a CDS encoding cysteine desulfurase: MTQLPGLLDTEAIRKDFPILDRVLHDDKKLVYLDNAATSQTPRQVIDTLSEYYEQHNANVHRGIHVLAEEATALYEGARDKVAAFINAPSRDEVIFTKNASESLNLVANMLGWADEPYRVDHETEIVITEMEHHSNIVPWQLLAQRTGAKLKWFGLTDDGRLDLSNIDEVITEKTKIVSFVLVSNILGTVNPVEKIVRRAQEVGALVLIDASQAAPHMPMDVQALQADFVAFTGHKMCGPTGIGVLWGRQELLEDLPPFLGGGEMIETVSMHSSTYAPAPHKFEAGTPPIAQAVGLGAAIDYLSAIGMDKILAHEHALTEYAMKRLGEVPDLRFIGPSTAEDRGAAISFTLGDIHPHDVGQVLDEQGIAVRVGHHCARPVCLRYGIPATTRASFYLYSTPAEIDALVDGLEHVRNFFG, encoded by the coding sequence GTGACACAGCTGCCGGGCCTCCTCGACACCGAGGCGATCCGTAAGGACTTCCCGATCCTCGACCGGGTGCTCCACGACGACAAGAAGCTCGTCTACCTGGACAACGCGGCGACCTCCCAGACGCCCCGCCAGGTGATCGACACCCTCTCCGAGTACTACGAGCAGCACAACGCCAACGTGCACCGTGGCATCCATGTGCTCGCCGAGGAGGCCACGGCGCTGTACGAAGGCGCGCGCGACAAGGTCGCCGCGTTCATCAACGCGCCCAGCCGCGACGAGGTGATCTTCACCAAGAACGCCTCCGAGTCGCTGAACCTCGTGGCCAACATGCTGGGCTGGGCCGACGAGCCCTACCGGGTCGACCACGAGACCGAGATCGTCATCACGGAGATGGAGCACCACTCCAACATCGTGCCGTGGCAGCTGCTCGCGCAGCGCACGGGCGCGAAGCTGAAGTGGTTCGGCCTGACCGACGACGGCCGGCTCGACCTGTCGAACATAGACGAGGTCATCACCGAGAAGACGAAGATCGTCTCCTTCGTGCTGGTGTCCAACATCCTGGGCACGGTCAACCCGGTCGAGAAGATCGTGCGCCGGGCGCAGGAGGTCGGGGCCCTGGTCCTGATCGACGCCTCGCAGGCCGCCCCGCACATGCCGATGGACGTACAGGCCCTCCAGGCCGACTTCGTGGCCTTCACCGGCCACAAGATGTGCGGCCCGACGGGTATCGGGGTGCTGTGGGGTCGCCAGGAGCTGCTGGAGGACCTCCCGCCGTTCCTCGGTGGCGGCGAGATGATCGAGACCGTGTCGATGCACTCGTCGACCTATGCTCCCGCCCCGCACAAGTTCGAGGCGGGCACTCCGCCGATCGCCCAGGCGGTGGGCCTGGGAGCGGCGATCGACTACCTCTCCGCGATCGGCATGGACAAGATCCTCGCCCATGAGCACGCGCTCACTGAGTACGCGATGAAGCGGCTCGGCGAGGTCCCCGACCTGCGGTTCATCGGCCCGAGCACGGCCGAGGACCGGGGCGCGGCGATCTCCTTCACGCTCGGTGACATCCACCCGCACGACGTGGGCCAGGTCCTCGACGAGCAGGGCATCGCGGTCCGCGTCGGCCACCACTGCGCCCGCCCGGTCTGCCTGCGCTACGGAATTCCCGCGACCACGCGAGCGTCGTTCTATCTGTACTCCACGCCGGCCGAGATCGATGCTCTGGTCGACGGACTGGAGCACGTACGGAACTTCTTCGGCTGA
- the dapA gene encoding 4-hydroxy-tetrahydrodipicolinate synthase, whose product MSTPLTPPPPPFGRALCAMVTPFTAEGALDLDGAQRLADRLVAGGCDGLVLSGTTGESPTTTDAEKSALVRAVREAVDRRASIVAGVGTADTLHSAELARAAEKAGADGLLTVAPYYSRPPQDAIEAHFQELADATDLPLMLYDIPGRTGVRIEPETMIRLAGHPRIVAVKDCAYDLMGTQKVLSETDLAISTGCDEYVLPLYALGGAGYVSTVANVIPRHFRSIIDAFDAGRTTEAARLQQRALPLIELMMASGLPGAVTAKALLGGLGLPSGPVRAPLRPAGREATNDLLAAYEDVRDLA is encoded by the coding sequence ATGTCGACACCACTCACGCCGCCTCCTCCCCCCTTCGGCCGCGCCCTGTGCGCGATGGTCACTCCCTTCACCGCCGAGGGGGCCCTGGATCTCGACGGGGCGCAGCGGCTCGCCGACCGGCTGGTGGCCGGGGGCTGCGACGGCCTCGTCCTCTCCGGAACGACGGGCGAGTCCCCGACCACGACGGACGCGGAGAAGTCGGCGCTGGTACGGGCGGTGCGGGAGGCGGTCGACAGGCGGGCGTCGATCGTGGCGGGCGTCGGCACCGCGGACACCCTGCACTCCGCGGAACTGGCGCGGGCGGCCGAGAAGGCGGGCGCGGACGGCCTGTTGACGGTCGCGCCGTACTACAGCAGACCCCCGCAGGACGCGATCGAGGCCCACTTCCAGGAACTGGCGGACGCCACCGACCTGCCCCTCATGCTGTACGACATCCCGGGCCGCACCGGTGTCCGCATCGAGCCGGAGACGATGATCCGCCTGGCCGGGCACCCGAGAATCGTCGCCGTGAAGGACTGCGCGTACGACCTGATGGGCACTCAGAAGGTACTGTCCGAGACGGACTTGGCGATCTCCACGGGCTGCGACGAATACGTACTGCCGCTGTACGCGCTGGGCGGCGCCGGATACGTCAGCACCGTGGCGAATGTGATCCCACGTCACTTCCGCTCGATCATCGACGCGTTCGACGCGGGCCGCACCACCGAGGCCGCCCGCCTCCAGCAACGGGCGCTGCCGCTCATCGAGTTGATGATGGCGTCCGGCCTGCCCGGCGCGGTCACGGCCAAGGCCCTGCTCGGCGGGCTGGGCCTGCCCTCGGGTCCGGTACGGGCACCGCTGCGGCCGGCCGGCCGCGAGGCCACGAACGACCTGCTGGCGGCGTACGAGGACGTACGGGACTTGGCGTAG
- a CDS encoding metal-sulfur cluster assembly factor: MSETTIEMKPASEDEVREALYDVVDPELGIDVVNLGLIYGIHIDDANIATIDMTLTSAACPLTDVIEDQAKSATDGIVNELRINWVWMPPWGPDKITDDGRDQLRALGFNV, translated from the coding sequence ATGAGCGAGACAACCATTGAGATGAAGCCGGCCTCGGAGGACGAGGTCCGCGAGGCGCTGTACGACGTCGTCGACCCCGAACTGGGCATCGACGTCGTCAACCTCGGCCTGATCTACGGGATCCACATCGACGACGCCAACATCGCGACGATCGACATGACCCTGACGTCGGCGGCCTGTCCGCTCACGGATGTCATCGAGGACCAGGCCAAGTCCGCCACGGACGGCATCGTCAACGAGCTGCGCATCAACTGGGTGTGGATGCCGCCGTGGGGCCCGGACAAGATCACGGACGACGGGCGCGACCAGCTGCGGGCGCTCGGGTTCAACGTCTGA
- the dapD gene encoding 2,3,4,5-tetrahydropyridine-2,6-dicarboxylate N-succinyltransferase encodes MTDTTASRTTGAVAAGLATLAADGTVLDTWFPAPELSAEPGPAGTERLSVERAVEALGEGAAKAVGPDARRGVEVVAVRTVIASLDDKPLDAHDVYLRLHLLSHRLVQPHGQSLDGMFAHLANVAWTSLGPVAVDDVEKVRLNARAEGLYLQVTSIDKFPRMTDYVAPKGVRIADADRVRLGAHLAEGTTVMHEGFVNFNAGTLGTSMVEGRISAGVVVGDGSDIGGGASTMGTLSGGGQVRITIGERCLVGAEAGVGIALGDECVVEAGLYVTAGTLVTMPDGQIVKARELSGASNILYRRNSVTGKVEARPNNAVWGGLNDVLHSHN; translated from the coding sequence ATGACCGACACGACTGCTTCCCGTACCACCGGCGCCGTGGCCGCCGGGCTTGCCACCCTCGCCGCCGACGGCACCGTTCTCGACACCTGGTTCCCCGCCCCCGAGCTGTCCGCGGAGCCCGGCCCCGCCGGTACCGAGCGGCTGTCCGTCGAGCGGGCCGTCGAGGCGCTCGGTGAAGGAGCGGCGAAAGCGGTCGGGCCGGACGCGCGCCGGGGCGTCGAGGTGGTCGCGGTCCGTACGGTCATCGCCTCCCTCGACGACAAGCCGCTCGACGCGCACGACGTCTACCTCCGCCTCCACCTGCTGTCGCACCGGCTGGTGCAGCCCCACGGGCAGAGTCTGGACGGTATGTTCGCCCACCTCGCCAACGTCGCCTGGACCTCGCTCGGCCCGGTCGCCGTGGACGACGTCGAGAAGGTGCGGCTCAATGCCCGTGCCGAGGGCCTGTACCTCCAGGTCACCTCCATCGACAAGTTCCCCCGCATGACCGACTACGTGGCCCCCAAGGGTGTCCGCATCGCCGACGCCGACCGGGTGCGCCTCGGCGCGCACCTCGCCGAGGGTACGACCGTCATGCACGAGGGCTTCGTCAACTTCAACGCCGGCACGCTCGGTACGTCGATGGTCGAGGGCCGTATCTCCGCCGGTGTCGTGGTCGGCGACGGTTCCGACATCGGCGGCGGTGCCTCGACGATGGGCACGCTGTCCGGTGGCGGCCAGGTCCGTATCACTATCGGCGAGCGCTGCCTGGTCGGCGCCGAGGCCGGCGTCGGGATCGCCCTCGGCGACGAGTGCGTGGTCGAGGCCGGGCTGTACGTCACCGCAGGCACCCTCGTCACCATGCCCGACGGGCAGATCGTCAAGGCCCGCGAACTCTCCGGCGCCTCCAACATCCTCTACCGCCGCAACTCCGTCACGGGCAAGGTCGAGGCCCGCCCGAACAACGCGGTCTGGGGCGGTCTGAACGACGTCCTGCACAGCCACAACTGA